In Streptomyces asoensis, a single genomic region encodes these proteins:
- a CDS encoding UBP-type zinc finger domain-containing protein produces the protein MARWTPRPDGGRPEGRECVHIETAEPEATPQSVVCRQCVVLGHDWVALRVCLTCGYVGCCDSSRHGHATAHFESSGHPLMRSAEHGDEWAWCFVDELYLQPCDVSRASTG, from the coding sequence ATGGCCAGGTGGACCCCGCGTCCCGATGGTGGTCGGCCGGAGGGGCGTGAATGCGTACACATCGAAACAGCCGAACCGGAGGCCACGCCGCAGAGCGTCGTGTGCCGGCAGTGCGTGGTCCTCGGTCACGACTGGGTCGCCTTGCGGGTGTGCCTCACTTGCGGATACGTGGGCTGTTGCGACAGTTCGCGCCACGGTCATGCCACTGCCCACTTCGAATCCAGCGGACACCCGCTGATGCGCTCCGCCGAGCACGGCGACGAATGGGCCTGGTGCTTTGTGGACGAGCTGTATCTCCAGCCGTGTGACGTCAGTCGAGCGTCCACTGGTTGA